A single genomic interval of Dysidea avara chromosome 6, odDysAvar1.4, whole genome shotgun sequence harbors:
- the LOC136258040 gene encoding uncharacterized protein: MNTDEQQSIGTLNNFFCGLHLLVGMADTASSALLQWEQAHFEECVGASALPNSFKKSESGVIRLVRTACKALCKHASEQSGVYQPFTSFLKSKGINKNPLVSFRGNRFNIVFYDAGALYYIAEHVVNFFKEVWQTPNQLLKAVFSDIQVPEFVAGCRALGLINKIITGPFWRVVECSDVTILEMNSYFDTLIRKLDTWSQDASILLQGHAELYTDYPPKKDEIWNQLITPTEFDYVTQEVLEVLCHSFSALLSRLVEDHLPGGTHYAPSAQLTVETVSVSKSNVVSERDFGKLDRLLREKPNATTLSLEAVVLFSSNKTMKWLNTKSAEEVEHLLQIARKKAPEFKKLFKQRREDILEGRIKALHEKQHALDAARRRGLKRKEKLTEDIVRYGLWQTKEDIVRGVAKQRSNTAKLNALKAQLNFRKQVLDQKSYLDKDLFLFSKNGKQSSADKLVENLTKLICDKRSVQERASYMQESLVGKKIKHKWRDENGCEKWYCGEVLSKVIGTEEWYNVQYEGEEDVLTLNLHEDFDLGDLEIVS, translated from the coding sequence ATGAACACTGATGAGCAACAGAGTATTGGCACACTTAACAATTtcttttgtggtttgcattTGCTTGTGGGGATGGCAGATACCGCATCATCTGCCCTGCTGCAATGGGAACAAGCACACTTTGAAGAATGTGTCGGTGCATCAGCTCTCCCAAATTCCTTCAAGAAGTCTGAATCTGGTGTGATTCGTCTTGTCAGAACAGCGTGCAAGGCTCTCTGTAAGCATGCCAGTGAGCAAAGTGGTGTATACCAGCCATTTACTTCCTTTTTGAAATCAAAAGGAATAAACAAGAATCCTTTGGTGTCTTTCCGTGGCAATCGTTTCAATATAGTTTTTTATGATGCTGGAGCTTTGTATTATATTGCCGAGCATGTTGTTAATTTTTTTAAGGAAGTGTGGCAAACCCCTAACCAATTACTTAAGGCTGTTTTCAGTGACATACAAGTTCCCGAATTTGTGGCTGGTTGCCGTGCATTAGGTCTGATTAATAAGATCATAACTGGTCCATTTTGGCGTGTGGTTGAATGTTCAGATGTGACCATTCTAGAAATGAATTCTTACTTTGATACTTTAATAAGAAAGCTTGATACCTGGTCACAAGATGCCAGTATATTGCTGCAAGGACATGCTGAGCTGTACACAGATTATCCGCCAAAGAAAGATGAGATTTGGAACCAATTGATTACGCCAACTGAGTTTGATTATGTTACTCAAGAAGTGCTAGAGGTATTATGCCATTCATTTTCAGCTCTACTCTCCCGACTGGTAGAAGATCATTTGCCTGGTGGCACACATTATGCTCCCAGTGCTCAGCTTACTGTTGAGACTGTGTCAGTTTCAAAGAGCAATGTAGTGAGTGAGAGGGATTTTGGCAAACTTGATCGCTTATTACGTGAGAAGCCAAATGCTACTACATTGTCTTTAGAGGCAGTGGTTTTGTTTTCCAGCAATAAAACTATGAAATGGCTTAACACAAAATCAGCAGAAGAAGTAGAACATCTGCTGCAGATAGCCAGAAAAAAGGCCCCAGAGTTCAAGAAGCTTTTTAAGCAACGTAGAGAGGATATTCTTGAAGGACGTATCAAAGCACTTCATGAAAAGCAACATGCTTTAGATGCTGCCCGCAGAAGAGGCttgaaaagaaaagaaaagttaACAGAAGACATCGTCCGTTATGGTTTGTGGCAGACCAAAGAAGACATTGTTAGAGGTGTGGCCAAACAAAGGTCTAATACAGCAAAACTTAATGCTCTGAAGGCTCAACTGAACTTTAGAAAACAAGTTTTGGACCAGAAAAGTTATCTTGAtaaagatttatttttgttttctAAAAATGGGAAGCAGTCTTCTGCTGATAAACTGGTTGAGAACCTTACAAAGTTGATATGTGACAAAAGGTCAGTACAAGAAAGAGCTAGCTACATGCAAGAGTCCCTTGTTGGTAAGAAGATCAAGCATAAGTGGAGAGATGAAAATGGTTGTGAAAAGTGGTATTGTGGTGAAGTCTTGAGCAAGGTTATAGGTACAGAAGAATGGTATAATGTACAATATGAAGGTGAAGAAGATGTTCTAACTCTAAACTTGCATGAGGATTTTGACTTAGGAGATTTAGAGATTGTTTCATAG